A window of Candidatus Binatia bacterium contains these coding sequences:
- the aspS gene encoding aspartate--tRNA ligase, protein MIEPLAGRRRTHSCGDLRPEDAGKRALLMGWAHRVRDHGGVLFLDLRDRYGITQVVFRPQALNEATMLRAREIGSEWVVLVEGTVLKRPKGSENAELATGGIELEADTLAVLNTSKTPPFPIDDVVTTASEDLRLKYRYLDLRRAALRDSIVFRHRLTRSVREYLSDQNFLEIETPLLVKPTPEGARDYVVPARLHPGKFYALPQSPQLYKQILMVAGFDRYFQIARCLRDEDLRADRQPEFTQIDLEMSFPTEDDVFAVVEGMLESVFRRDLARALPVPFPRMTYREAMERYGTDKPDLRIPFEIKDVTAAAGASAFEVFRATAAAAPRCMTAALAVPGQAGASRKEIDAWEAAAKQMGVAGMAWTRVKGGALDGGVGKHFPGPLAAALIDAADAPEGSLLLLVGGVRAVAQRALGFLRTQIGNQKFTLDPNDFRFVWVHQFPLFEWDEGHQSWAPAHHIFTMPLDEHIAHLESDPGRVHGQLYDLAANGNELASGSIRIHRKDIQERVMRVIGMQPEELAAKFGFLLESFEYGAPPHGGIALGLDRLVVLFHGGDSIRDAIAFPKTASATSLMDGAPAPVDPADLRELKIRALPD, encoded by the coding sequence GTGATCGAGCCGCTCGCCGGTCGCCGGCGCACCCACTCGTGCGGCGACCTCCGCCCCGAGGACGCCGGCAAGCGCGCGCTCCTCATGGGATGGGCGCACCGCGTGCGGGACCACGGCGGCGTGCTCTTCCTGGACCTGCGCGACCGCTACGGCATCACGCAAGTCGTGTTCCGCCCGCAGGCCTTGAACGAGGCCACGATGCTCCGCGCCCGCGAGATCGGAAGCGAGTGGGTGGTGCTCGTCGAGGGCACCGTGCTCAAGCGCCCGAAGGGGAGCGAGAACGCCGAGCTTGCGACCGGCGGCATCGAGCTCGAGGCCGACACGCTGGCGGTCCTGAACACCAGCAAGACGCCCCCCTTTCCGATCGACGACGTGGTCACGACCGCGTCCGAGGACCTGCGGCTCAAGTACCGCTACCTCGACCTGCGCCGCGCGGCGCTCCGCGACTCGATCGTCTTCCGCCACCGGCTGACCCGGAGCGTGCGCGAGTACCTCTCGGACCAGAACTTCCTCGAGATCGAGACGCCGCTCCTCGTGAAGCCGACCCCCGAGGGGGCGCGCGACTACGTCGTGCCCGCGCGGCTCCATCCCGGGAAGTTCTACGCGCTCCCGCAGTCGCCGCAGCTCTACAAGCAGATCCTCATGGTGGCGGGGTTCGACCGCTATTTCCAGATCGCGCGCTGCCTGCGCGACGAGGACCTGCGCGCCGACCGCCAGCCCGAATTCACGCAGATCGATCTCGAGATGTCCTTCCCGACCGAGGACGACGTCTTCGCCGTGGTCGAGGGGATGCTCGAGAGCGTCTTCCGGCGCGACCTGGCCCGCGCGCTCCCGGTCCCGTTCCCACGAATGACCTATCGCGAGGCGATGGAGCGGTACGGCACCGACAAGCCCGATCTCCGGATTCCCTTCGAGATCAAGGACGTCACCGCCGCCGCGGGCGCGAGCGCGTTCGAGGTTTTCCGCGCGACCGCCGCCGCCGCTCCGCGGTGCATGACGGCGGCGCTGGCCGTGCCGGGCCAGGCGGGCGCGTCGCGGAAGGAGATCGACGCCTGGGAAGCCGCGGCGAAGCAGATGGGCGTGGCGGGCATGGCCTGGACGCGCGTCAAGGGAGGCGCCCTGGACGGCGGGGTGGGGAAGCACTTCCCCGGCCCCCTGGCGGCGGCGCTGATCGACGCGGCGGACGCGCCCGAGGGATCGCTCCTCCTTCTCGTCGGCGGGGTACGCGCCGTGGCGCAGCGCGCGCTGGGGTTCCTGCGCACGCAGATCGGAAACCAGAAGTTCACGCTGGATCCGAACGACTTCCGCTTCGTCTGGGTGCACCAGTTTCCGCTCTTCGAGTGGGACGAGGGGCACCAGTCCTGGGCGCCCGCGCACCACATCTTCACGATGCCGCTCGACGAGCACATCGCGCACCTCGAATCCGACCCGGGCCGCGTGCACGGCCAGCTCTACGACCTGGCCGCGAACGGAAACGAGCTCGCTTCGGGGAGCATCCGGATCCATCGAAAGGACATCCAGGAGCGCGTCATGCGCGTGATCGGGATGCAGCCCGAGGAGCTGGCCGCCAAGTTCGGCTTCCTGCTCGAGTCCTTCGAGTACGGCGCGCCGCCGCACGGCGGGATCGCGCTCGGGTTGGACCGGCTCGTGGTCCTCTTCCACGGCGGCGATTCGATCCGCGACGCGATCGCCTTCCCGAAGACCGCCAGCGCCACGTCGCTCATGGACGGCGCCCCCGCACCGGTCGATCCCGCGGACCTGCGGGAGCTGAAGATCCGAGCCCTCCCGGACTGA
- a CDS encoding PhoH family protein, with protein MTNPAKDETTRSVDIEGVDPLSLFGRNDANLRLVERSYPVHVTYREGKLAVKGDPAAVDEVSAILTTLSDLVRRGAVLEEHDVHNFIGLTDAGDREESRTLYERPVLFSFDKRTVRVKTLGQARYVAALQRHDIVFSIGPAGTGKTYLAVAAAVSALKSRQVERIVLVRPAVEAGESLGFLPGDMKEKVDPYLRPLYDALNDLLSYEKIRRFLDLGVIEVAPLAYMRGRTLNSAFVILDEAQNTTLGQMKMFLTRLGYGSKAVITGDVTQIDLGASMVSGLVEVQNILKGVHDLSFVYLNERDVVRHHLVREIIRAFEEHEENGREQKRGGEGG; from the coding sequence ATGACGAATCCCGCCAAGGACGAAACGACGCGCTCCGTGGATATCGAGGGCGTCGACCCGCTTTCTCTGTTTGGACGCAACGACGCAAACCTCCGGCTGGTGGAGCGGAGCTATCCGGTGCACGTGACCTATCGCGAAGGGAAGCTCGCGGTGAAGGGGGACCCCGCGGCGGTGGACGAGGTGAGCGCGATCCTGACCACGCTCTCCGATCTCGTGCGGCGCGGCGCCGTGCTCGAAGAGCACGACGTCCATAACTTCATCGGACTGACCGACGCCGGTGACCGCGAGGAGTCGCGCACGCTGTACGAGCGGCCCGTGCTCTTCTCCTTCGACAAGCGCACCGTGCGCGTGAAGACGCTGGGGCAGGCCCGCTACGTCGCCGCCCTTCAGCGGCACGACATCGTGTTCTCGATCGGTCCGGCCGGGACCGGCAAGACCTACCTCGCGGTGGCGGCGGCCGTGAGCGCGCTCAAGTCGCGGCAGGTCGAGCGGATCGTGCTGGTCCGCCCGGCGGTCGAGGCGGGGGAGAGCCTGGGGTTCCTTCCCGGCGACATGAAGGAGAAGGTCGATCCCTATCTCCGGCCGCTGTACGACGCCTTGAACGATCTCCTCTCCTACGAGAAGATCCGCCGGTTCCTGGACCTTGGCGTGATCGAGGTGGCGCCGCTCGCCTACATGCGGGGCCGCACGCTGAACAGCGCCTTCGTGATCCTGGACGAGGCCCAGAACACGACGCTCGGGCAGATGAAGATGTTCCTGACGCGCCTGGGCTATGGCTCGAAGGCGGTCATCACCGGCGACGTGACCCAGATCGACCTGGGCGCGAGCATGGTCTCGGGGCTGGTCGAGGTGCAGAACATCCTGAAGGGCGTGCACGACCTCTCGTTCGTCTACCTGAACGAGCGCGACGTGGTGCGTCACCATCTGGTGCGCGAGATCATCCGCGCCTTCGAGGAGCATGAGGAGAACGGCCGCGAGCAGAAGCGCGGCGGTGAAGGAGGCTGA
- a CDS encoding LysM peptidoglycan-binding domain-containing protein, whose product MKDLFLWMMAGLIAGGAAGCSKPVLRVADASLGDYYSEKEFSRLSREQRDDYCNELAMQDSLYQDEIRESEASLAEAKARRAALGGEVDSLLAEAGRHEQNIRTLLAARGGTEARPRPASGEGSSRWSVRPGDSLWRISSREEVYGNGAEWRRIYESNRDALRDPDRIFPGQELSIPR is encoded by the coding sequence GTGAAGGACCTTTTCCTGTGGATGATGGCCGGTCTCATCGCCGGAGGCGCGGCCGGCTGCAGCAAGCCCGTCCTTCGCGTCGCGGACGCCTCGCTCGGCGACTACTACTCGGAGAAGGAGTTCTCCAGGCTGAGCCGCGAGCAGCGCGACGACTACTGCAACGAGCTCGCCATGCAGGACTCCCTGTACCAGGACGAGATCCGCGAATCGGAGGCCTCGCTGGCCGAGGCCAAGGCGCGCCGCGCCGCGCTGGGCGGCGAGGTGGATTCGCTTCTGGCGGAGGCCGGGCGGCACGAGCAGAATATCCGGACCCTCCTGGCCGCACGCGGCGGGACCGAGGCGCGGCCGCGGCCGGCCTCCGGGGAGGGATCGAGCCGCTGGAGCGTGCGCCCGGGCGATTCGCTCTGGCGCATCAGCAGCCGCGAAGAGGTCTACGGCAACGGCGCGGAATGGCGCCGCATCTACGAATCGAACCGGGACGCCCTGCGCGATCCCGACCGCATCTTTCCAGGACAGGAGCTCAGCATTCCTCGATGA
- a CDS encoding VanZ family protein: MTGGFARYWLPVIAYVAMIFSLSSIHGSSVPNFFPGVDKLEHLLEYSLFGLLAGRAIRFTLGPTKRRLAASLGTMALGAMVGALDELYQRGVPGRSSDVRDWITDVGAVAISVLVTQLIHTRPIIRPASDKNLEKRAP, encoded by the coding sequence TTGACCGGAGGTTTCGCCCGCTACTGGCTCCCCGTCATCGCCTATGTGGCGATGATCTTCTCCCTCTCGTCCATTCACGGCTCGTCGGTCCCCAACTTCTTCCCGGGCGTGGACAAGCTGGAGCACTTGTTGGAATATTCGCTGTTCGGTCTCCTGGCCGGGCGCGCCATCCGCTTCACCCTGGGCCCGACGAAGCGCCGGCTGGCGGCCTCGCTCGGCACGATGGCCCTGGGCGCCATGGTGGGCGCGCTGGACGAGCTGTACCAGCGCGGGGTGCCGGGCCGCAGCTCGGACGTCCGCGACTGGATCACCGACGTCGGGGCCGTCGCCATCTCGGTGCTCGTCACCCAGCTCATTCACACGCGGCCGATCATCCGGCCCGCATCCGACAAGAACCTGGAGAAACGCGCGCCGTGA
- a CDS encoding PTS sugar transporter subunit IIA has translation MRLSELLNEKSISLSLQARDKESAIKELVQLLESAHGVNTRGEILSKVLQRESMMSTGIGNGVAIPHGKTRLLDHLLGACGVSPMGIDFDSMDGEPATLFILLVSPESLRGPHVKALANVSRLLKEESVRAALRQAPTPADFLRILREAEERYLVA, from the coding sequence ATGCGCTTGTCCGAGCTGTTGAACGAGAAGTCGATCAGCCTCTCGCTTCAAGCCCGTGACAAGGAATCCGCCATCAAGGAACTGGTCCAGCTCCTCGAGTCGGCCCACGGCGTCAACACGCGCGGGGAGATCCTGAGCAAGGTCCTCCAGCGCGAGTCGATGATGTCCACCGGCATCGGCAACGGCGTCGCCATCCCGCACGGCAAGACCCGCCTCCTGGACCATCTCCTGGGCGCCTGCGGCGTCTCCCCCATGGGGATCGACTTCGATTCGATGGACGGGGAGCCGGCGACGCTCTTCATCCTTCTGGTCTCGCCGGAGAGCCTCCGCGGCCCGCACGTGAAGGCGTTGGCCAACGTCTCCCGGCTGCTCAAGGAAGAATCGGTCCGGGCCGCCCTCCGGCAGGCCCCGACCCCCGCCGACTTCCTGCGCATCCTCCGGGAGGCTGAGGAGCGCTACCTGGTCGCCTGA
- a CDS encoding aminotransferase class I/II-fold pyridoxal phosphate-dependent enzyme, with protein sequence MSAPDPSRLSFNTRCVHGFGGLDPSTGAVSVPIYQSSTFAFHNAAEGAAIFAGERQGYFYTRLGNPTQAAFEREMASLEGGEAALATSSGMAATTTAVFALVGAGDNLIASGTLYGGTHKLFQELLPRYGVQTRWVDANDPCAIAKAVDAKTKLFYVETPANPNLNIVDLRGAAAEAKRHGIPLLVDNTFATPYYQRPLTLGADVVIHSATKYIGGHGDTVAGVIVGCREFVDRCRMEILRDLGGVISPFNAWLLLRGLKTLPVRMERHSENALQIAQFLDFHPRVERVWYPGLHTHPQHAVAAGQMSGFGGMIAFELRGGHDAGVKLMDSVRLITLAVSLGDCDTLIEHPASMTHSTYTPEERACCGISDGLVRLSVGIEGVEDLIADLDQALETVPA encoded by the coding sequence ATGAGCGCGCCGGATCCGTCTCGCCTCAGCTTCAACACGCGCTGCGTGCACGGCTTTGGCGGACTCGATCCCTCCACCGGCGCCGTCTCCGTCCCGATCTATCAGAGCAGCACCTTCGCGTTCCACAACGCGGCCGAGGGCGCGGCCATCTTCGCGGGCGAGCGCCAGGGCTACTTCTACACGCGCCTGGGCAATCCGACGCAGGCCGCGTTCGAGCGCGAGATGGCCTCCCTGGAAGGCGGCGAGGCGGCGCTCGCCACCTCGAGCGGCATGGCGGCGACGACCACCGCCGTCTTCGCGCTGGTCGGGGCGGGCGACAACCTCATCGCCTCGGGCACCCTCTACGGCGGGACGCACAAGCTCTTCCAGGAGCTATTGCCGCGCTACGGCGTCCAGACCCGCTGGGTGGACGCCAACGACCCGTGCGCGATCGCGAAGGCGGTGGACGCGAAGACGAAGCTCTTCTACGTCGAGACTCCGGCCAATCCCAACCTGAACATCGTCGACCTGAGGGGGGCGGCGGCCGAGGCGAAGCGGCACGGCATTCCCCTCCTCGTGGACAACACCTTCGCGACCCCCTACTACCAGCGCCCCCTCACCCTCGGCGCCGACGTCGTGATCCACAGCGCGACCAAGTACATCGGCGGACATGGCGACACCGTGGCCGGCGTGATCGTCGGCTGCAGGGAATTCGTGGACCGCTGCCGCATGGAGATCCTGCGCGACCTGGGAGGCGTGATCAGCCCCTTCAACGCCTGGCTCCTCCTGCGGGGGCTGAAGACGCTGCCCGTGCGCATGGAGCGCCACTCAGAGAACGCGCTCCAGATCGCTCAGTTCCTCGACTTCCATCCCCGCGTGGAGCGCGTGTGGTATCCGGGGCTGCACACGCACCCCCAGCACGCCGTCGCCGCCGGCCAGATGTCGGGGTTCGGAGGGATGATCGCCTTCGAGCTGCGCGGCGGTCACGACGCGGGCGTCAAGCTGATGGACTCGGTCCGCCTGATCACTTTGGCCGTGAGCCTGGGGGACTGCGACACGCTGATCGAGCACCCCGCCTCGATGACCCACTCGACCTACACGCCCGAGGAGCGCGCCTGCTGCGGCATCTCGGACGGGCTCGTGCGGCTCTCCGTCGGGATCGAGGGTGTCGAAGACCTCATCGCCGACCTGGACCAGGCGCTCGAGACGGTACCGGCTTGA
- the clpB gene encoding ATP-dependent chaperone ClpB: MRFDKLTTKSQEALADAESRADRANHPEVRPEHLLEALLAQKEGAVPAVIEAAHVDRASLDRSLTRALASLPTVSGSRTIVLSTTLGRVLEQSEKEAEQLQDEYVSTEHLLLAMLDPSIASAAGEALRQAGATREGIYHALLSVRGGEQVTSPDPEDKYQALAKYARDLTETARKGKLDPVIGRDEEIRRVVQVLSRRTKNNPVLIGEPGVGKTAIAEGLAQRIVSGDVPEGLKNRRLLALDLGALLAGAQFRGQFEERLKSVLKEVQRSEGQVILFIDELHTLVGAGAAEGALDASNLLKPALARGELHCIGATTLDEYRKRIEKDAALERRFQPVFVGEPSVEQTIAILRGLRERYETFHKVKIQDAALVAAAVLSDRYIADRQLPDKAIDLVDEAASRLRIEIDSLPAEIDTLERKRRQLEVERLALKREKDEGSKARRRAIEEEMEETGAELARLRAHWEKERARIQKINEIKARIEELRTEQQRAEREADLERVARIRHGDIPKLEKQLADETKALAEIQKDLKILKEEVDAEDIAEVVARWSGIPVQRLLESELEKLLHMEERLRERVIGQEAAIRAVSDAVRRARAGLSDPNRPLGSFLFLGPTGVGKTETARALAQFLFDDERAMVRVDMSEYMEKHAVARLIGSPPGYVGYEEGGQLTEAVRRRPYSVILLDEIEKAHADVAQILLQILEDGRLTDGQGRTVDFKNTLVIMTSNIGSDLILELEGTGEAMRSRLLAALRGHFRPELLNRIDEILIFEPLSQESLREIVRLELKKVERRLESRELSLEAGPEVLDLLAREGYDPVYGARPLRRLVEHRIQNPLAQRLLKGEFAPGDVIEVRVAGRDSELEFRTKDRTRAAAVSP; encoded by the coding sequence ATGCGTTTCGACAAGCTGACCACCAAGAGCCAGGAGGCCCTCGCCGACGCCGAGTCGCGGGCCGACCGGGCGAACCACCCCGAAGTGCGTCCCGAGCACCTGCTCGAGGCGCTTCTCGCCCAGAAGGAAGGCGCGGTTCCGGCCGTGATCGAGGCCGCGCACGTCGACCGCGCTTCTCTCGACCGCTCGCTCACGCGGGCGCTGGCCTCGCTCCCCACCGTATCGGGCTCCCGCACCATCGTTCTCTCCACCACGCTCGGCCGCGTGCTCGAGCAGTCCGAGAAGGAAGCCGAGCAGCTGCAAGACGAGTACGTGAGCACCGAACACCTGCTGCTTGCGATGCTCGATCCTTCGATCGCTTCGGCCGCGGGCGAGGCGCTGAGGCAGGCGGGCGCGACGCGCGAGGGGATCTATCACGCGCTCCTCTCCGTCCGCGGCGGCGAGCAGGTCACGAGCCCCGATCCCGAGGACAAGTATCAGGCGCTGGCGAAGTACGCGCGCGACCTGACCGAGACCGCGCGGAAGGGGAAGCTCGACCCCGTGATCGGGCGCGACGAGGAGATCCGCCGGGTCGTGCAGGTGCTCTCGCGGCGCACCAAGAACAATCCGGTCCTGATCGGCGAGCCGGGCGTGGGGAAGACGGCCATCGCCGAGGGGCTCGCGCAGCGGATCGTGAGCGGCGACGTGCCCGAGGGCTTGAAGAACCGCCGGCTCCTGGCGCTCGACCTCGGCGCCCTCCTCGCCGGGGCGCAGTTCCGCGGCCAGTTCGAGGAGCGGCTCAAGTCGGTGCTCAAGGAGGTGCAGCGCTCGGAGGGTCAGGTGATCCTGTTCATCGACGAGCTGCACACCCTGGTGGGCGCCGGCGCCGCGGAGGGGGCACTGGATGCGTCGAACCTCCTGAAGCCCGCGCTCGCGCGCGGCGAGCTCCACTGCATCGGCGCGACCACCCTCGACGAATACCGGAAGCGGATCGAGAAGGACGCCGCCCTGGAGCGGCGCTTCCAGCCGGTGTTCGTGGGGGAGCCGAGCGTGGAGCAGACGATCGCCATCCTGCGCGGGCTGCGCGAGCGCTACGAGACGTTCCACAAGGTGAAGATCCAGGACGCCGCGCTGGTCGCGGCGGCGGTGCTCTCCGACCGCTACATCGCCGACCGGCAGCTTCCCGACAAGGCGATCGACCTGGTGGACGAAGCCGCTTCGCGCCTGCGGATCGAGATCGACAGCCTCCCCGCGGAGATCGACACCCTGGAGCGGAAGCGCCGCCAGCTGGAGGTCGAGCGCCTCGCCCTGAAGCGGGAGAAGGACGAGGGCTCCAAGGCGCGGCGGCGCGCCATCGAGGAGGAGATGGAGGAGACCGGCGCCGAGCTGGCCCGGCTGCGCGCGCACTGGGAGAAGGAGCGCGCGCGCATCCAGAAGATCAACGAGATCAAGGCCCGGATCGAGGAGCTCCGGACCGAGCAGCAGCGCGCGGAGCGGGAGGCCGACCTCGAGCGCGTCGCGCGCATCCGGCACGGCGACATCCCGAAGCTGGAGAAGCAGCTCGCCGACGAGACGAAGGCGCTCGCCGAGATCCAGAAGGATCTGAAGATCCTCAAGGAGGAGGTCGACGCCGAGGACATCGCCGAAGTCGTGGCCCGCTGGAGCGGCATTCCGGTGCAGCGGCTCCTCGAGAGCGAGCTGGAGAAGCTGCTCCACATGGAAGAGCGGCTGCGGGAGCGGGTGATCGGGCAGGAGGCGGCGATCCGCGCGGTGTCCGACGCGGTGCGTCGAGCGCGTGCCGGGCTGTCCGATCCCAACCGGCCGCTCGGCTCCTTCCTCTTCCTGGGACCGACCGGCGTGGGGAAGACGGAGACCGCGCGCGCCCTGGCGCAGTTCCTGTTCGACGACGAGCGGGCGATGGTGCGCGTCGACATGTCGGAGTACATGGAGAAGCACGCCGTGGCGCGGCTGATCGGCTCGCCGCCGGGATACGTCGGCTACGAGGAAGGGGGCCAGCTCACCGAGGCGGTGCGACGGCGCCCCTACTCGGTGATCCTCCTCGACGAGATCGAGAAAGCGCACGCCGACGTGGCGCAGATCCTGTTGCAGATCCTGGAGGACGGCCGCCTGACCGACGGGCAGGGGCGCACGGTGGACTTCAAGAACACCCTCGTCATCATGACCAGCAACATCGGCAGCGACCTGATCCTCGAGCTGGAGGGGACCGGCGAGGCGATGCGCTCGCGGCTCCTGGCCGCGCTCCGCGGCCACTTCCGGCCCGAGCTCTTGAACCGGATCGACGAGATCCTCATCTTCGAGCCGCTCTCGCAGGAGTCGCTCCGCGAGATCGTGCGGCTCGAGCTGAAGAAGGTGGAGCGCCGGCTTGAGAGCCGCGAGCTCTCGCTGGAAGCCGGTCCGGAGGTGCTCGATCTCCTGGCCCGCGAAGGGTACGACCCCGTCTACGGCGCGCGGCCGCTCCGCCGCCTGGTCGAGCACCGGATCCAGAATCCCCTCGCGCAGCGGCTTCTCAAGGGCGAGTTCGCTCCCGGGGACGTGATCGAGGTGCGGGTGGCCGGCCGGGACAGCGAACTCGAGTTCCGGACGAAGGATCGGACGCGAGCGGCGGCGGTTTCCCCTTGA
- the hisS gene encoding histidine--tRNA ligase, with amino-acid sequence MSFQAPKGTHDILPGESERWNWLEARLRDILERYGYREVRTPMFESTDLFVRSVGESTDIVRKELYTFEDKGGRSLTLRPEGTAPLVRAYLEHSMGHGQPMARLYYIGAMFRYERPQAGRFRQFAQVGAELLGPGGPAADGEMIDLFVAVMRGVGLEDPTVLLNSLGDSVCRPVYREKIREYFGGRVDELCGDCKERLRTNPLRILDCKVPSCQPVLAGAPRMLDFLCDPCREHFEGVQAALRALSIPFEIAPRLVRGLDYYTRTVFEVHSGSLGAQSAVGGGGRYDLLVEEFGGPSVPALGFSIGLERLLLAAAPAASGMGAPDIAVVARDPSAALGALVLARELRGLGQGASGPTVVADVAGRSAGAQMKWASKMGARYAVFVPADAEGYAVRNMREGTDEPKAKDAAALRAMLAARLAASRAGERVPS; translated from the coding sequence GTGAGCTTTCAGGCCCCCAAGGGGACCCACGACATCCTTCCCGGCGAGTCCGAGCGGTGGAACTGGCTCGAGGCGCGGCTCCGCGACATCCTCGAGCGCTACGGCTACCGCGAGGTGCGCACGCCGATGTTCGAGTCCACCGACCTCTTCGTCCGGAGTGTCGGGGAATCGACCGACATCGTCCGGAAGGAGCTCTACACCTTCGAGGACAAGGGCGGCCGCTCGCTGACGCTGCGTCCCGAGGGGACCGCGCCGCTCGTGCGCGCCTACCTCGAGCACTCGATGGGCCACGGCCAGCCGATGGCGCGCCTCTACTACATCGGCGCGATGTTCCGCTACGAGCGGCCCCAGGCCGGGCGCTTCCGCCAGTTCGCCCAGGTCGGCGCCGAGCTCCTGGGGCCGGGCGGCCCCGCGGCGGACGGCGAGATGATCGACCTCTTCGTCGCGGTCATGCGCGGCGTCGGGCTCGAAGACCCGACGGTGCTCCTGAACTCGCTCGGCGATTCGGTCTGCCGGCCCGTGTATCGCGAGAAGATCCGCGAATACTTCGGAGGCCGCGTGGACGAACTGTGCGGCGACTGCAAGGAGCGGCTCCGGACGAACCCGCTCCGGATCCTCGACTGCAAGGTGCCCTCCTGCCAGCCGGTGCTGGCGGGCGCGCCGCGCATGCTCGATTTCCTCTGCGACCCCTGCCGGGAGCACTTCGAGGGGGTTCAGGCCGCGCTTCGCGCGCTCTCCATCCCCTTCGAGATCGCGCCGCGGCTGGTGCGGGGGCTGGACTACTACACGCGGACCGTTTTCGAGGTGCACTCGGGCTCGCTCGGCGCGCAGAGCGCGGTGGGCGGTGGCGGGCGCTACGATCTCCTCGTCGAGGAGTTCGGCGGCCCCTCGGTGCCGGCGCTCGGCTTCTCGATCGGGCTGGAGCGGCTGCTGCTGGCGGCGGCTCCCGCGGCATCGGGAATGGGCGCGCCCGACATCGCCGTGGTCGCGCGCGACCCCTCCGCCGCGCTCGGGGCGCTGGTTCTCGCGCGCGAGCTGCGCGGCCTGGGGCAGGGCGCGAGCGGCCCCACGGTGGTGGCCGACGTCGCCGGCCGGAGCGCGGGCGCGCAGATGAAGTGGGCCTCCAAGATGGGCGCGCGCTACGCGGTGTTCGTGCCCGCCGACGCCGAGGGCTACGCGGTCCGGAACATGCGCGAGGGTACGGACGAGCCGAAAGCGAAGGACGCCGCGGCGCTCCGCGCGATGCTCGCGGCCCGGCTTGCCGCCTCCCGCGCGGGCGAGCGGGTTCCCTCGTGA